The following coding sequences are from one Kallotenue papyrolyticum window:
- a CDS encoding serine/threonine protein kinase, with product MLGTHTLINGRYRLLRLVGSGGMGSVYAARDERLGRDVALKLLRPDLAADPRARERFLREAQIAAQLIHPNIVRTYDVGDAPEGPYLVQELLTGRTLDQLMPLPAERALAVAIAVTDALQYIHERGYVHCDIKPHNIMLLGDAPAARVVLLDFGIARVAGTDTTTLIATPHYLAPERLLGEAASPASDLYALGIVLYQMLTGTPPFDGPSMQAILEQHRQAPLPPLPTGDPLVQRLEPIIRKLAAKQPTERYHTAAEARRALEHAAHAEVHALPTLAVTPRPAAPTAARAPRPPRTTELGSQPTQRLWLLALPVLLALLLLGTVLTNRSAEQAAPASEIPPPGATPTPAPVTVPDVLGLPLPEAQRIIEASGLRLVVGERLPANQKPDTVLTTQPAAGAQLVPGSDVVAQLSAGPPAPAADDDDKEAAPDKGKGKDKGKGKGKRDD from the coding sequence ATGCTTGGGACGCATACGCTGATCAACGGACGCTACCGCCTGCTGCGGCTGGTCGGTTCCGGCGGCATGGGCAGTGTGTATGCCGCCCGCGATGAGCGCCTAGGACGCGATGTCGCGCTCAAACTGCTGCGGCCCGATCTGGCGGCCGATCCCCGCGCGCGCGAACGCTTTCTGCGCGAAGCTCAGATCGCCGCGCAGTTGATCCATCCCAACATCGTGCGCACCTACGATGTCGGCGACGCGCCGGAAGGTCCCTACCTGGTGCAGGAACTGCTCACCGGGCGGACCCTCGATCAGCTCATGCCGCTGCCCGCCGAGCGCGCGCTGGCCGTCGCGATCGCCGTGACCGATGCCCTGCAGTACATCCATGAGCGCGGCTACGTCCACTGCGACATCAAGCCGCACAACATCATGCTGCTGGGCGATGCGCCTGCCGCCCGCGTCGTGCTGCTCGATTTCGGCATCGCGCGCGTGGCAGGCACGGACACGACGACGCTGATCGCCACGCCGCACTACCTGGCGCCGGAGCGCTTGCTGGGCGAAGCCGCCTCGCCGGCCAGCGACCTCTACGCCCTGGGCATCGTGCTGTACCAGATGCTCACCGGCACGCCACCCTTCGATGGCCCGTCGATGCAGGCGATTTTGGAACAACATCGGCAGGCGCCGCTGCCGCCCCTCCCTACCGGCGATCCCCTGGTCCAGCGCCTCGAGCCGATCATCCGCAAGCTGGCCGCCAAACAGCCCACCGAGCGCTACCACACCGCGGCTGAAGCACGCCGCGCTTTGGAGCACGCCGCGCACGCCGAGGTGCATGCGCTGCCGACGCTTGCCGTCACACCGCGACCGGCCGCCCCCACAGCCGCGCGTGCGCCACGACCGCCACGGACAACAGAGCTAGGCTCCCAACCGACGCAACGCTTGTGGCTGCTGGCGCTTCCGGTGCTGCTGGCACTGCTGCTGCTGGGAACGGTGCTCACCAATCGCAGCGCAGAGCAGGCAGCGCCCGCCAGCGAGATTCCGCCACCCGGCGCTACACCCACGCCGGCGCCGGTGACCGTGCCGGATGTGCTCGGCCTGCCGCTGCCGGAAGCTCAGCGCATTATCGAAGCCAGTGGCCTGCGCCTGGTAGTGGGTGAACGCCTGCCGGCCAACCAGAAACCGGACACCGTGCTGACCACCCAACCAGCCGCCGGCGCCCAGCTCGTCCCCGGCAGCGACGTCGTGGCGCAACTCAGCGCCGGTCCACCAGCGCCCGCCGCTGACGACGATGATAAAGAAGCCGCTCCCGACAAAGGCAAAGGCAAAGATAAAGGCAAAGGCAAGGGCAAGCGCGATGATTAG
- the hpf gene encoding ribosome hibernation-promoting factor, HPF/YfiA family: MHIQLRSRNGKVSERQRAYIEEKLGKLERYLDGIGDVVVELSRVQQRSAGEVHIVQATLQTAQGTILRAEERDSDVFAAIDALHDSLQRQITRYKDRHYRRGKIRRQGGEVVAVDSLGAEEHNAAEAPQIVRTKTFAYKPMYSDEAIEQMELLGHSFFVFTDAETNTVNVVYRRRDGNYGLIVPETS; this comes from the coding sequence ATGCACATCCAACTCCGGAGTCGCAACGGTAAAGTCTCGGAGCGCCAGCGTGCCTACATCGAGGAGAAACTGGGCAAGCTCGAACGCTATCTCGATGGCATTGGCGACGTAGTCGTCGAGCTGTCCCGCGTCCAGCAACGCAGCGCTGGCGAAGTGCATATCGTTCAGGCTACGCTGCAGACCGCCCAGGGCACGATCCTGCGCGCCGAAGAGCGCGATTCCGATGTCTTTGCGGCGATCGACGCCCTGCATGACAGCCTGCAGCGTCAGATCACGCGCTATAAGGATCGCCACTACCGGCGCGGTAAGATCCGTCGTCAGGGCGGTGAGGTCGTGGCCGTCGACAGCCTCGGCGCCGAGGAGCACAACGCCGCCGAAGCGCCGCAGATCGTGCGCACCAAAACCTTCGCCTACAAGCCGATGTACAGCGACGAGGCGATCGAGCAGATGGAACTGCTCGGCCACTCGTTCTTTGTCTTCACCGACGCCGAAACCAACACCGTCAACGTGGTGTACCGGCGGCGCGATGGCAACTATGGCCTGATCGTGCCGGAGACGAGCTAG
- a CDS encoding glycosyltransferase family 9 protein — translation MRARLRLLLLRLIGALLRRVLATSTAPPRRILVIKPDHLGDVLLLTPALRWLRQHYPQATIVALIGPWSRAALAHNPDLDAVLSVPFPGFARDRPRGHMLQPYRQLLKLALLLRAGRFDAALIARDDHWWGALLAALAGIPRRVGYAVPEVAPLLTEALPHTYAEHVTRQALALVGQLSGTTVLPTPQAAPLTPPWSTTDHAWAARWLQQQGLAGTPLIALHPGAGGAAKLWPTQRWAAVADALAARGYALLLTGGPGEERLIAAIRQAMRQPARTLIGEATLGQLAALYRRCALVLGVDSGPLHLAVAAGAPTIALFGPGDHRRFGPWGAAERQRVVRSGLWCSPCGVLDHCPRGTTPSECLSRITVQQLLSIADELLAHVAEQPPRPSEADQPPPTEAACPPPPCLSHQN, via the coding sequence GTGCGTGCTCGTCTGCGCCTGCTGCTGCTACGACTGATCGGCGCGCTGCTGCGCCGCGTGCTCGCGACCAGCACCGCCCCGCCGCGCCGCATTCTGGTGATCAAGCCCGATCATCTGGGCGATGTGCTGCTGCTGACACCGGCGCTGCGCTGGCTGCGGCAGCATTACCCCCAGGCCACGATCGTGGCGCTGATCGGCCCCTGGAGTCGCGCGGCGCTGGCCCACAATCCAGACCTGGATGCCGTGCTGAGCGTGCCCTTCCCTGGCTTCGCACGCGATCGGCCACGCGGCCATATGCTCCAGCCCTACCGGCAATTGCTGAAACTGGCGCTGCTGCTGCGCGCCGGACGCTTCGACGCAGCGCTGATCGCACGCGACGATCACTGGTGGGGCGCGCTGCTGGCCGCGCTGGCCGGCATTCCGCGCCGCGTGGGCTACGCCGTTCCCGAGGTTGCACCGCTGCTGACCGAGGCACTGCCGCACACCTATGCCGAGCATGTCACGCGCCAAGCGCTGGCACTGGTCGGGCAGCTCAGCGGCACGACGGTGCTGCCCACGCCGCAAGCGGCGCCGCTCACGCCGCCATGGAGCACAACAGACCACGCCTGGGCAGCGCGCTGGCTGCAGCAGCAGGGCCTCGCCGGCACGCCGCTAATCGCGCTTCATCCGGGCGCGGGCGGCGCCGCCAAGCTCTGGCCGACGCAGCGCTGGGCAGCCGTCGCCGATGCCCTGGCCGCGCGCGGCTACGCGCTCCTGCTCACCGGCGGCCCCGGCGAGGAGCGGCTGATCGCCGCGATCAGGCAGGCCATGCGCCAACCGGCGCGCACGTTGATCGGCGAGGCCACGTTGGGCCAACTGGCGGCGCTCTACCGGCGCTGTGCACTGGTGCTGGGCGTGGACAGCGGCCCCCTGCATCTAGCCGTTGCCGCAGGCGCACCGACGATCGCGCTCTTCGGCCCCGGCGATCACCGGCGCTTCGGCCCCTGGGGCGCTGCCGAGCGACAACGCGTGGTGCGCAGCGGCCTGTGGTGCTCGCCCTGTGGCGTACTCGATCACTGCCCGCGCGGCACAACGCCCAGCGAATGCCTGAGCCGTATCACCGTCCAGCAGCTCCTGAGCATCGCCGATGAGCTGCTGGCGCACGTCGCTGAGCAGCCTCCTCGGCCGAGCGAGGCCGACCAGCCACCGCCAACCGAGGCGGCTTGCCCGCCACCGCCCTGCCTCTCGCATCAAAACTGA
- a CDS encoding CpXC domain-containing protein encodes MTTLPPQVATLTCPNCRTPFQTPVYQLVDVGQQPELKQALIAGRLNVAVCPNCGAGGLLATPLVYHDPEKQLFWVLMPQEVQAKPEEEERFIGAMQQIVMRGLPPDKPKGYLLNPRRFITLSSLLDALLEAEGIPKAAIEAQRKRAELLARLLQAADNEAQLKQLVEQQRDLLDYEFFVTLAAYIEAAKAENDQESLERFTHLRERLLELSGLGQAPAGEQEPNLEQAIDALLQADETRLEELIAEYRPLIDYDFYAALTERADAARAAGNTSEAERIEARRARILEITERMDREAQQLFERAATTLREVLQAQDLRAALQQRRDDLNEAFLLVVAANREAAQRANQPDMVARLDEIERLAVEVVQEALSPTDRLISQLLNAESPQEATRLLRQQAALVTTDFVKRLNELADESEKNGRKEIAERLRQLSREATSLLF; translated from the coding sequence ATGACTACGCTTCCACCGCAGGTCGCCACTCTGACCTGCCCCAACTGCCGAACGCCCTTTCAAACTCCGGTGTACCAGCTTGTCGATGTTGGTCAACAACCGGAACTGAAGCAGGCGCTGATCGCAGGGCGGCTCAACGTCGCCGTCTGCCCGAACTGCGGCGCGGGCGGCCTGCTGGCCACGCCGTTGGTCTATCACGATCCCGAGAAGCAACTCTTCTGGGTCTTGATGCCGCAGGAAGTGCAGGCCAAGCCCGAAGAGGAGGAGCGTTTCATCGGTGCGATGCAGCAGATCGTGATGCGCGGGCTGCCGCCGGACAAGCCCAAGGGCTATCTGCTCAATCCACGCCGCTTCATCACCTTGAGCTCGCTGCTGGACGCGCTGCTGGAAGCCGAGGGCATTCCCAAGGCTGCCATCGAGGCGCAGCGCAAACGTGCCGAGTTGCTGGCGCGGCTGTTGCAGGCCGCAGATAACGAGGCCCAGCTCAAGCAGTTGGTCGAGCAGCAGCGCGACCTGCTGGACTACGAGTTCTTTGTGACGCTCGCGGCCTATATCGAAGCCGCCAAGGCCGAAAACGATCAAGAATCGCTGGAACGCTTCACCCACCTGCGCGAGCGCCTGCTGGAGCTGAGCGGCCTGGGGCAGGCGCCCGCCGGCGAGCAGGAACCGAATCTCGAGCAGGCCATCGACGCGCTGTTGCAGGCCGACGAGACGCGCCTGGAGGAGCTGATCGCCGAGTACCGACCGCTGATCGACTACGACTTCTACGCCGCGTTGACCGAGCGCGCCGATGCGGCGCGCGCCGCCGGCAATACCAGCGAAGCCGAGCGCATCGAGGCGCGGCGCGCGCGCATCCTGGAAATCACCGAGCGCATGGATCGCGAGGCGCAGCAACTGTTTGAGCGCGCTGCCACCACGCTGCGTGAGGTGCTGCAGGCGCAGGATCTGCGCGCCGCCCTCCAACAGCGCCGCGATGATCTGAACGAAGCCTTTCTGCTGGTGGTGGCCGCCAACCGCGAGGCCGCCCAGCGCGCCAATCAGCCGGATATGGTCGCGCGCCTGGACGAGATCGAACGTCTGGCGGTCGAGGTGGTGCAGGAAGCGCTCTCGCCCACTGACCGGCTGATCAGCCAGCTGCTGAACGCCGAATCCCCACAGGAAGCGACGCGCCTGCTCCGGCAACAGGCCGCGTTGGTGACCACCGATTTTGTCAAACGGCTCAACGAACTGGCCGATGAGTCGGAGAAGAACGGTCGCAAAGAGATCGCCGAGCGGCTGCGCCAGTTGAGCCGCGAAGCGACCTCGCTGCTGTTTTGA
- a CDS encoding ABC transporter ATP-binding protein, whose translation MTGGGSVSGCVIEMQNVTKAFGEKLAVRNVTLEVPRGQIFGLVGPSGCGKTTSVRLMTGVYRPTNGRLRVLGAAPQHFNKRARERIGYMPQLFVLYPTLTVWENLNFVASLYGLTWWRRRKRLEMLLDFVELRPARNTLAAHISGGMKRRLELACALVHNPELLFADEPTAGVDPVLRGKFWDHFRQLKSQGRTLLITTQYVSEVQYCDQVAVMRNGRLLMVDTPDGLRRRALGGEIIRLTVDAEDDLNTRRLLAQIPFVRQFERPRGLPRGVLDIYVDDAGTRLPELITTLQQDATIDMRHAEHYLPPFDDIFILLMEQAAASDPESAEEEIIHA comes from the coding sequence ATGACTGGTGGCGGATCGGTGAGTGGCTGCGTGATCGAAATGCAGAACGTCACCAAGGCGTTCGGCGAAAAGCTGGCGGTGCGCAATGTGACCCTGGAGGTACCGCGCGGTCAGATCTTTGGGCTGGTCGGCCCGTCGGGCTGTGGCAAGACCACCAGCGTGCGCCTGATGACCGGCGTGTACCGACCAACCAACGGCCGACTGCGCGTGCTGGGCGCGGCGCCACAGCACTTCAACAAACGGGCGCGCGAGCGCATCGGCTATATGCCGCAGTTGTTCGTGCTCTATCCCACGCTGACGGTGTGGGAGAATCTGAATTTTGTCGCCTCGCTCTATGGCCTGACCTGGTGGCGTCGGCGCAAGCGCTTGGAGATGCTGTTGGATTTTGTGGAGCTGCGACCGGCGCGCAACACGCTGGCGGCCCACATCAGCGGCGGCATGAAGCGCCGTTTGGAGCTGGCCTGCGCATTGGTGCACAACCCGGAGCTACTCTTCGCCGATGAGCCGACGGCCGGCGTCGATCCGGTGTTGCGCGGCAAGTTCTGGGATCATTTCCGGCAGCTCAAGAGCCAGGGCCGGACGCTGCTGATCACAACGCAGTACGTTAGCGAGGTGCAGTACTGCGATCAAGTGGCGGTGATGCGCAACGGACGGTTGCTGATGGTGGACACGCCCGATGGCCTGCGCCGCCGTGCGCTGGGCGGTGAGATCATTCGCCTGACGGTGGATGCCGAGGATGATCTCAATACGCGCCGGCTGCTGGCGCAGATCCCCTTTGTGCGCCAGTTCGAGCGTCCCCGCGGCCTGCCGCGCGGGGTGTTGGATATCTACGTCGATGATGCCGGCACGCGGCTGCCGGAGCTGATCACCACCCTGCAGCAGGATGCAACCATCGACATGCGCCATGCCGAGCACTACCTGCCGCCCTTCGATGATATCTTCATCCTGCTGATGGAGCAGGCCGCGGCCAGCGATCCCGAAAGCGCCGAAGAAGAGATCATCCATGCTTAA
- a CDS encoding ABC transporter permease has protein sequence MLKPIIRLFAFLAKELAEVRRQPRLLLSLVLGPFLILLIFGLGFIGERPRLQTILVVPPELRNDPRIDQLRTIIDQANFSVVEVMTDAEAAIERMRASYGQIDVVEILPREMTIAGQREQQPIRVVYNEIDPTQEQWIQYLAYVQVKELNTALLLTALSSSRQQVGSIDQFIDETRADLRRIEQGLAAADKPETQAAIRRLRSNSGLLLAGLALAQPSQANRQAQEDVRAIQESLDELDRAAEAGRIDEQRQRLQELNQRLDRIEQVAEQVETVPPEVLVAPMTPAPENVARLETSFISYYAPGVLALLLQHMAVTLAALSLVRENLLGSIELFRVAPVSSLQIIIGKYLGFLFFIALAVALLLALLVSNIPIGATGWTIGLGVPFVGSPLWFALALALVAIASLSLGFLLSALSRSESQAVQLSMISLLAAVFFSGFFLPLENFTALVRWLAYLLPVTHGVRAFQLIMLRGQVPEVATFLWLGGIALVCFVLALSIWKANLKRR, from the coding sequence ATGCTTAAGCCGATTATCCGCCTGTTTGCGTTTCTGGCCAAGGAGCTGGCCGAGGTGCGTCGTCAGCCGCGTCTGCTGCTGAGTCTGGTGCTGGGTCCCTTTCTGATCCTGCTGATCTTCGGCTTGGGCTTCATCGGCGAGCGGCCACGCCTGCAAACGATTCTGGTCGTGCCGCCAGAGCTGCGCAACGATCCGCGCATCGACCAGTTGCGCACGATTATCGATCAGGCCAACTTCAGTGTCGTTGAGGTAATGACTGATGCCGAGGCGGCGATCGAGCGCATGCGCGCCAGCTATGGCCAGATCGATGTGGTCGAGATCCTGCCGCGGGAGATGACCATCGCCGGTCAGCGCGAACAACAGCCGATCCGCGTCGTGTACAACGAGATCGATCCTACGCAGGAGCAGTGGATTCAATACCTGGCGTATGTGCAGGTCAAGGAGCTGAATACCGCGCTGCTGCTTACGGCGCTGAGCAGCTCGCGCCAACAGGTCGGCAGCATCGACCAGTTTATCGATGAGACGCGCGCCGATCTGCGCCGCATCGAGCAGGGCCTGGCGGCGGCGGACAAGCCCGAAACGCAGGCCGCCATTCGCCGGCTGCGCTCCAACAGCGGCCTGCTGCTGGCCGGGCTGGCGCTGGCGCAACCCTCGCAGGCCAACCGGCAGGCGCAGGAGGATGTGCGCGCCATTCAGGAGAGCCTCGACGAGCTCGACCGTGCCGCAGAAGCAGGGCGTATCGATGAGCAGCGTCAGCGTCTTCAGGAGCTCAATCAGCGCCTCGATCGCATCGAGCAGGTGGCCGAGCAGGTGGAGACGGTGCCCCCCGAGGTCTTGGTCGCGCCCATGACGCCGGCGCCGGAGAACGTCGCTCGCCTCGAGACCAGTTTCATCTCCTACTACGCGCCGGGCGTGTTGGCGCTGCTGCTGCAGCACATGGCCGTCACGCTGGCGGCACTCTCGCTGGTGCGCGAGAACCTGCTGGGCTCGATTGAACTGTTCCGGGTTGCACCGGTCAGCAGTTTGCAGATCATCATCGGTAAGTACCTCGGCTTTCTGTTCTTTATTGCGCTGGCGGTAGCGCTGTTGCTGGCGCTGCTGGTCAGCAACATCCCCATCGGCGCGACGGGCTGGACGATCGGTCTGGGCGTGCCCTTTGTCGGCAGCCCGCTCTGGTTCGCGCTGGCGCTGGCGCTGGTTGCGATCGCCTCACTGAGCCTCGGCTTTTTGCTCTCGGCGCTGTCGCGCTCCGAAAGTCAGGCGGTGCAGCTTTCGATGATCTCGTTGCTGGCGGCGGTCTTTTTCAGCGGCTTCTTTCTGCCGCTGGAGAACTTTACCGCTCTGGTGCGCTGGCTGGCCTATCTGCTGCCGGTGACCCATGGCGTACGCGCGTTCCAGTTGATCATGCTGCGCGGTCAAGTGCCCGAGGTGGCTACCTTCCTTTGGCTGGGTGGCATTGCGCTGGTCTGTTTTGTGCTAGCCCTCTCGATCTGGAAGGCCAATTTGAAGCGGAGGTGA
- a CDS encoding YtxH domain-containing protein, with product MYEYRDNDSSSWSFTIGLFVGALVGAAVASLLTPRSGRQNRELVREKGLVLKERVSGATSVVTGSVREARETAVARVSSVVDTVREKTAETVESVREKTAEAVETVREKTAEAVETVREKAAEAVESVRETTSAAVEQVQQVASSAAERARALRVEDQQASGVAETPVSELASQARYDAEDARPLRDEASTSAAPVERAALETLSTINTFEPTLPEEGPTPTGGRTSQAAQTRVASDEQFEVAQPEQPTTPPTEPRAAAAETDRQG from the coding sequence ATGTACGAATATCGAGACAACGACAGCTCGAGCTGGAGCTTTACCATCGGCCTGTTCGTGGGCGCGCTGGTGGGCGCTGCCGTGGCCAGCTTGCTGACGCCACGCAGCGGTCGGCAGAATCGTGAGCTGGTGCGCGAAAAGGGGTTGGTGCTCAAAGAACGCGTCAGTGGCGCGACCAGTGTTGTGACCGGCAGCGTGCGCGAAGCCCGGGAAACGGCCGTGGCCCGCGTCAGTAGTGTCGTCGATACAGTGCGCGAGAAGACGGCTGAAACGGTTGAGAGCGTGCGCGAGAAGACGGCTGAAGCGGTGGAGACGGTGCGCGAGAAGACGGCTGAAGCGGTGGAGACGGTGCGCGAGAAGGCGGCTGAAGCGGTTGAGAGCGTGCGCGAAACAACCAGCGCGGCCGTAGAGCAGGTGCAGCAGGTGGCCAGCTCGGCGGCCGAGCGGGCGCGCGCGCTGCGCGTCGAGGATCAGCAGGCGTCCGGCGTGGCGGAGACACCGGTCAGCGAGCTTGCTAGCCAGGCGCGTTACGATGCCGAGGATGCCCGGCCGCTGCGCGATGAGGCATCTACTTCCGCTGCGCCGGTGGAGCGCGCCGCGCTCGAAACGCTTTCGACGATCAACACGTTCGAGCCGACCCTTCCCGAGGAAGGCCCAACGCCGACCGGCGGTCGCACGTCGCAGGCGGCCCAGACGCGCGTGGCCAGCGACGAGCAGTTCGAGGTGGCCCAGCCCGAGCAGCCGACCACGCCACCGACGGAGCCGCGCGCTGCCGCGGCCGAGACCGATCGGCAGGGTTAG
- a CDS encoding S8 family peptidase: protein MTTTNQLSRTLRYLLQRLLQRSRPPIAPPARRAIRYFEPGQAIVLVESPDEIEPRRLQEALRQDPLLADQEVLRKALDQPPRRVITFPPLREQPAFALVFLDVPVDDATLIRLCDTLLERLLKPAPTGNELTISAVSPNWLMSCAHHLGALGGPGTHPVPDAPPPDAWRFKLPASIAQVTAQAATEVDVAILDTAPCAHDLERAYHLWHATHPLVARLLGPGSPLRITHASLAELIAMGGYDLARHRYPMADHGLFAAGIIHAIAPRARLHLIEVLNQFGVGTLESVASGFQRLAQRAESSPLVVNCSLVLNMPLPEHLPKLEQRHLHWPSLTTGALEVMSRVLERLCQRLRLEQALIVAAAGNDAEPGLVPRARFPAAFESVIGVGALRRNQAPAEYSNLSDTPVRAGYATFGGAPLGGSTPPSEGVLGIYVGPFPGGAPNTTGWARWSGTSFAAPVISGTLAALLASGQPPATALATLEHALSGANAIGRIFPASQS from the coding sequence ATGACGACCACCAACCAGCTCAGCCGCACGTTGCGCTATCTGCTCCAACGTCTGCTGCAGCGCTCCCGTCCACCCATCGCGCCACCTGCGCGCCGCGCGATCCGCTACTTCGAGCCCGGCCAGGCGATCGTCTTAGTGGAGTCGCCAGACGAGATCGAGCCGCGCCGTCTGCAGGAGGCACTGCGCCAGGATCCGTTGCTCGCCGACCAAGAGGTGCTGCGCAAAGCGCTCGACCAGCCGCCACGGCGCGTGATCACGTTTCCACCCCTGCGCGAGCAGCCTGCGTTTGCGCTGGTCTTTCTGGATGTGCCAGTTGACGACGCCACGCTGATCCGCCTCTGCGACACCCTGCTCGAACGCCTGCTGAAGCCAGCCCCAACCGGCAACGAGCTGACCATCAGTGCGGTCAGTCCCAACTGGTTGATGAGCTGCGCCCATCATCTGGGCGCGCTCGGCGGTCCCGGTACGCACCCCGTCCCCGACGCGCCGCCACCGGATGCCTGGCGCTTTAAGCTGCCCGCCAGCATCGCGCAGGTCACGGCCCAGGCAGCGACCGAGGTCGACGTCGCCATTCTCGACACCGCGCCCTGCGCGCACGATCTTGAGCGCGCCTATCACCTTTGGCATGCGACCCACCCGTTGGTCGCGCGGCTGCTCGGACCGGGCAGTCCGCTGCGGATCACGCATGCTTCCCTGGCCGAGCTGATCGCCATGGGCGGCTATGACCTGGCGCGTCATCGCTACCCCATGGCCGACCACGGCCTGTTTGCCGCCGGCATCATTCATGCGATTGCGCCACGGGCGCGCCTGCACTTGATCGAGGTCCTGAACCAGTTCGGCGTCGGCACGCTTGAGTCGGTGGCCTCCGGCTTTCAGCGTCTCGCTCAGCGCGCTGAATCCTCCCCGCTGGTGGTCAACTGCAGCCTGGTCCTCAACATGCCGCTGCCGGAACACCTGCCGAAGCTGGAGCAACGGCACTTGCACTGGCCTTCGCTCACCACTGGAGCGCTGGAGGTGATGAGTCGCGTGCTGGAGCGCCTGTGCCAGCGCTTGCGCCTGGAACAGGCCCTAATCGTCGCGGCGGCCGGCAACGATGCCGAGCCAGGTTTGGTGCCACGCGCACGCTTCCCCGCCGCGTTCGAGAGCGTGATCGGCGTTGGCGCGTTGCGTCGCAATCAGGCGCCGGCCGAGTATTCCAACCTTTCGGATACGCCCGTGCGTGCCGGCTATGCCACCTTCGGTGGCGCGCCACTCGGCGGCAGTACGCCGCCTAGCGAGGGCGTGCTGGGGATCTATGTTGGGCCATTCCCAGGCGGTGCGCCCAATACCACCGGCTGGGCGCGCTGGTCGGGCACATCGTTTGCCGCGCCGGTGATCAGCGGTACCCTGGCAGCGCTGCTGGCCAGCGGCCAGCCGCCTGCCACGGCGCTCGCCACCCTCGAGCATGCGCTCAGTGGCGCCAACGCCATCGGTCGCATCTTCCCGGCAAGCCAGAGCTGA